A single genomic interval of Equus quagga isolate Etosha38 chromosome 19, UCLA_HA_Equagga_1.0, whole genome shotgun sequence harbors:
- the ASCL1 gene encoding achaete-scute homolog 1, producing the protein MESSAKMESGGAGQQPQPQPQQPFLPPAACFFATAAAAAAAAAAAAAQSAQQQQQQQAPQLSPAADGQPSGGGHKSAPKQVKRQRSSSPELMRCKRRLNFSGFGYSLPQQQPAAVARRNERERNRVKLVNLGFATLREHVPNGAANKKMSKVETLRSAVEYIRALQQLLDEHDAVSAAFQAGVLSPTISPNYSNDMNSMAGSPVSSYSSDEGSYDPLSPEEQELLDFTNWF; encoded by the coding sequence ATGGAGAGCTCTGCCAAGATGGAGAGCGGCGGCGCCGGCCAGCAGCCCCAGCCGCAGCCCCAGCAGCCCTTCCTGCCGCCCGCAGCCTGCTTCTTTGCCACTGCCGCAGCCGCGGCGGCAGCGGCCGCGGCGGCAGCAGCGCAGAGcgcgcagcagcagcagcagcagcaggcgcCGCAGCTGAGCCCGGCGGCCGACGGCCAGCCCTCAGGGGGCGGTCACAAGTCAGCGCCCAAGCAAGTCAAGCGACAGCGCTCGTCCTCGCCCGAACTGATGCGCTGCAAACGCCGGCTGAACTTCAGCGGCTTCGGCTACAGCCTGCCGCAGCAACAGCCGGCGGCGGTGGCGCGCCGCAACGAGCGCGAGCGCAACCGCGTCAAGCTGGTCAACCTGGGCTTTGCCACCCTTCGGGAGCACGTCCCCAACGGCGCGGCCAACAAGAAGATGAGCAAGGTGGAGACGCTGCGCTCCGCGGTCGAGTACATCCGCGCGCTGCAGCAGCTGCTGGACGAGCACGACGCGGTGAGCGCTGCCTTCCAGGCTGGCGTCCTGTCGCCCACCATCTCCCCCAACTACTCCAACGACATGAACTCCATGGCCGGCTCGCCGGTCTCATCCTACTCCTCGGACGAGGGCTCTTACGACCCCCTCAGCCCCGAGGAGCAAGAGCTGCTCGACTTCACCAACTGGTTCTGA